From the Ruminiclostridium josui JCM 17888 genome, one window contains:
- a CDS encoding pectinesterase family protein, giving the protein MGRKMFSKLALIFIFVLQTMVGSLLTYKVEAVSYDIVVAKDGSGNYTTVQAAINSVPSNKATRTTIYIKNGTYKEKINISSSKINISLIGQSKAGTILTYNDAASTPNSSGGTLGTTGSASVTIAGDGFQAENITFENSYDEVANGRSQAVAVLAKADKMIFKNCSFKGNQDTLYANGDSRRQYYYNCYIEGDVDFIFGSANAVFDSCEIFSISRSGGCITAPSTKANQKGYLIYKCKLTSNSSPKSFYLGRPWIPSSDTVQTTPKVLFRECELGSHIADAGWTVMSGNNPANYEMWEYQNTGAGANVSRKQLPSSRAAEYTVEKFLSGSDGWNPNVNENIPVPIPDGQYIKSLVVNDVINAADWSVQSNLQVGDIIYGDRAYKFTQIPQKLTGSEWIRTACDSKTYSADEASFIAKSDITVYIGLDTRVTSSLNWLNSWTPTGETLVSDNNGVAYNLYKKDFAANSLVTLGFNGASSSTVNYVVIVKSKTAEVLPGDLNEDGTVSALDFALLRKYILTGISDGINITAADMNNDGNVNALDYALLKSYLLSGN; this is encoded by the coding sequence ATGGGAAGAAAAATGTTTTCTAAGTTAGCTTTAATTTTTATCTTTGTGCTCCAAACGATGGTTGGCTCACTTTTAACGTATAAAGTAGAAGCGGTGTCCTATGATATTGTTGTAGCAAAGGATGGAAGCGGTAATTATACTACCGTACAGGCAGCAATTAACAGTGTACCGTCTAATAAAGCAACCAGAACAACCATATACATTAAAAACGGCACATATAAAGAAAAAATAAATATTTCTTCATCTAAAATTAATATTTCTTTGATTGGACAAAGTAAAGCAGGCACGATTCTAACCTACAATGATGCAGCAAGCACCCCAAATTCATCAGGGGGAACATTGGGTACCACGGGAAGTGCCAGTGTTACCATTGCAGGCGACGGGTTCCAGGCTGAGAACATAACTTTTGAAAATTCATATGATGAGGTTGCTAACGGCAGAAGTCAGGCAGTGGCTGTCCTTGCTAAAGCAGACAAGATGATATTCAAAAACTGTTCATTCAAAGGTAATCAGGACACTTTGTATGCAAACGGAGATTCGCGCAGGCAGTATTATTACAATTGTTATATTGAGGGAGATGTAGATTTTATATTTGGCTCAGCAAATGCAGTATTTGACAGCTGTGAAATTTTTTCAATCAGCAGAAGCGGAGGATGCATTACGGCTCCTAGTACCAAGGCAAATCAAAAGGGATATCTTATATACAAGTGTAAGCTGACAAGCAATTCAAGTCCTAAATCTTTTTATCTGGGAAGACCTTGGATTCCCAGTTCTGACACTGTTCAGACCACCCCTAAGGTATTATTCCGGGAATGCGAATTAGGCTCACATATTGCTGATGCTGGATGGACAGTCATGTCAGGAAACAATCCTGCAAACTATGAAATGTGGGAGTATCAGAATACAGGTGCAGGTGCAAATGTATCCAGAAAGCAGCTACCTTCCTCAAGGGCAGCGGAGTATACAGTGGAGAAATTCCTTTCAGGCTCAGATGGTTGGAATCCTAATGTCAACGAAAATATTCCTGTACCTATTCCCGATGGACAATACATAAAGTCGCTGGTTGTAAACGATGTTATAAATGCTGCAGATTGGTCTGTACAGTCAAATTTGCAGGTAGGAGACATAATATACGGTGACAGGGCATATAAATTTACACAAATTCCACAGAAGCTTACTGGTTCCGAATGGATAAGGACGGCCTGTGACTCCAAAACATATTCGGCGGATGAAGCTTCCTTTATAGCAAAATCAGATATAACGGTTTATATTGGCTTGGATACCAGAGTGACAAGTTCTCTTAATTGGCTAAACAGTTGGACTCCAACGGGGGAGACCTTGGTGAGCGATAATAATGGGGTTGCTTACAATCTATACAAAAAGGATTTTGCAGCAAACTCCCTTGTTACACTGGGATTTAACGGAGCATCCTCAAGTACTGTAAACTATGTTGTTATTGTAAAGTCAAAGACAGCTGAAGTTCTTCCAGGTGATTTAAATGAGGATGGAACAGTAAGTGCCTTGGATTTTGCATTACTGAGGAAGTACATATTGACTGGGATATCTGACGGTATAAATATAACAGCAGCAGATATGAATAATGACGGAAATGTAAATGCTTTGGATTATGCGCTGCTAAAAAGCTATTTATTAAGTGGTAATTAA
- a CDS encoding ABC transporter ATP-binding protein: protein MSDVKKKQPFKQVWDNNLFILKICFSASPLYILAFILDILRNQILIFLEHTYGIGYVLESVEFGRPFYKVAVFIAILFILIALGMVYGAFVNQLISKKALPKMKQKFKFMLYEKAQELDLECYDNPEYYNEFVLAVSEADNQVDRLMEFLNKIFTGLTVFATVGTYFLIKDWFSVIFVLTSFILSFMLMQIFNKINFKIRLQKNPEERKRAYVNRVFYLNDYAKELRLNPDVSGKLLDKFKEANKTIYNIDKKNAKKKFVISFFRDYVSNDFISDVLYITYLVYKATVLHTISYSSVVILFNSFNNLKQSLRTITEIYPYASETSLYIDKIRNFLDYEPKIVSHKKLDVPKSPKTFNINNVSFAYKEGEKRIINNINMTIKPYEKIALVGYNGAGKTTLIKLLMRLYDVQEGTISLDGINIKEYDVTRYHDYVGTVFQDYMIYAATVKENVLMDNAHGIPETPVMTALEQSGFAQRLQKFKLGLDTPLTAEFEEDGVNLSGGEAQKIAISRAFYKDSSLIILDEPSSALDPIAEYQLNQSMLEAAANKTVVFISHRLSTTRLADKIFMLENGRIIEEGSHDELLQLNGKYAEMWRVQAGQYIQV from the coding sequence ATGAGTGATGTAAAAAAGAAACAGCCCTTTAAACAGGTATGGGATAATAATTTATTTATATTAAAGATCTGTTTTTCAGCTTCACCATTATATATTCTTGCATTTATATTGGACATATTAAGAAATCAGATTTTAATTTTCCTTGAGCATACTTATGGTATCGGTTATGTACTTGAATCAGTGGAATTTGGACGGCCCTTTTATAAGGTAGCTGTATTTATAGCAATACTATTTATATTAATAGCTTTGGGTATGGTATATGGTGCTTTTGTAAATCAGCTTATATCAAAAAAGGCATTGCCAAAGATGAAGCAAAAATTCAAGTTTATGCTTTATGAAAAGGCACAGGAGCTTGATTTGGAATGTTACGATAATCCCGAGTACTATAATGAGTTTGTTTTGGCAGTTTCTGAAGCAGATAATCAAGTAGACAGACTGATGGAATTTCTAAACAAGATATTTACAGGTCTTACTGTTTTTGCTACTGTAGGAACATATTTTCTTATAAAAGACTGGTTTTCCGTAATATTTGTTCTGACTTCCTTTATTTTGTCCTTTATGCTTATGCAGATTTTCAACAAAATAAATTTTAAAATACGTTTGCAAAAAAATCCTGAGGAACGAAAAAGAGCTTACGTTAATCGTGTATTCTACCTTAATGATTATGCTAAGGAACTAAGGCTGAATCCGGATGTGTCAGGGAAACTTCTTGATAAGTTTAAAGAAGCAAATAAGACTATCTACAATATTGACAAAAAAAATGCAAAAAAGAAATTTGTTATAAGTTTTTTTAGAGACTATGTATCCAATGATTTTATAAGCGATGTACTTTACATAACTTATCTGGTATATAAGGCTACAGTTTTACATACAATTTCTTACAGTAGTGTTGTGATTTTATTTAACTCCTTCAACAACCTGAAACAAAGCTTAAGGACTATAACTGAAATTTATCCTTATGCCAGTGAAACAAGCCTATACATTGATAAAATCAGAAACTTCTTAGATTATGAGCCTAAAATTGTAAGTCATAAAAAGCTTGATGTACCTAAGTCGCCAAAAACATTTAATATTAATAATGTATCATTTGCATACAAAGAGGGAGAAAAAAGAATAATAAATAATATAAATATGACAATTAAACCCTATGAAAAAATAGCACTTGTGGGCTACAATGGTGCAGGAAAAACTACTTTAATCAAGCTGCTTATGCGTTTATACGACGTACAGGAAGGTACAATTTCATTGGACGGCATTAATATTAAAGAATATGACGTTACTAGGTACCACGACTATGTGGGAACGGTCTTTCAGGACTATATGATTTATGCTGCTACAGTCAAGGAAAATGTATTGATGGATAATGCGCATGGAATACCGGAGACCCCTGTAATGACAGCACTGGAACAAAGCGGATTTGCACAGCGGCTTCAAAAATTTAAGCTGGGCCTTGATACTCCCCTTACGGCAGAATTTGAGGAAGATGGAGTGAATCTGTCCGGTGGAGAAGCACAAAAAATTGCAATATCCAGAGCTTTTTACAAAGATTCCAGTCTGATAATACTGGATGAACCATCTTCTGCACTTGATCCTATTGCTGAATATCAGCTTAACCAATCAATGTTGGAGGCTGCTGCAAATAAAACAGTGGTGTTTATCTCTCACAGACTTTCTACTACAAGACTGGCAGACAAAATATTTATGCTTGAAAATGGGAGAATTATTGAAGAAGGAAGCCACGATGAACTGCTCCAGCTAAACGGCAAGTATGCTGAGATGTGGCGTGTACAGGCAGGTCAATATATACAGGTATAG
- the pelA gene encoding pectate lyase, producing the protein MQKSIRIKIPKALYITILVSLFSFALLFPKHAFASTPDWKSVFKNSDSWFGSSQGIALADSIVQYQLPDGGWRKDMTTSTSGSWGKSTIDNDTTTSQIKVLAKTYNQTKNTKYLTACQKGIDLLLNGQYSNGGWPQVFNDAGTYHAHITYNDNAMIHVMNLLTDVSKKAGDYTFIDSTRASRASSAVQKGIQCILNTQIIVNGVKTAWCQQHDEVTLKPASGRAYELPSICTSESVGIVNYLKGISNPSSEITNAINSAINWFAQVKILGIKVVDTGDDKIVVSDPQAPPIWARFYEMGTNRAIFVDRDGSLHYKLSEISQERRYGYAWYGDWPKNLVKEVVIPTPIPDGQNIKTLVVNDGDNAVDWSIQSNLQVGDSIYGDRTFKFVQIPQSLIGSEWIRTACDSKLYASDEASFTAKSDITVYVALDTRVTNIPAWLGNWTKTGESLNSDNALTYNIYKKDFTAGSSVILGTNGASSSVVNYTVIVKPKSTIINGDVNRDGAVDALDFALVKKYLLNGVTDGMDLQAADMNNDNSINAIDLALIKGYILGISK; encoded by the coding sequence ATGCAAAAAAGTATAAGAATCAAAATTCCAAAGGCATTGTACATAACAATTCTGGTTTCGCTTTTTTCTTTCGCTTTATTGTTTCCCAAACACGCATTTGCTTCAACCCCGGATTGGAAGAGCGTATTTAAAAATTCAGACTCATGGTTTGGCAGTTCCCAAGGAATTGCACTGGCAGACAGTATAGTTCAGTACCAGCTTCCAGATGGAGGTTGGAGAAAGGATATGACAACAAGTACCAGCGGGTCATGGGGCAAATCTACAATAGATAATGATACAACCACTTCTCAGATAAAAGTTTTAGCAAAAACTTATAATCAGACTAAAAACACAAAATATCTGACTGCTTGCCAAAAGGGTATAGACCTTTTATTGAACGGACAATATTCAAACGGTGGATGGCCTCAGGTATTCAACGATGCAGGAACTTATCATGCACACATTACCTATAATGATAATGCTATGATTCATGTTATGAATTTATTAACCGATGTATCAAAAAAGGCAGGGGATTATACTTTTATAGATTCTACCAGAGCCTCAAGAGCAAGTAGTGCTGTTCAAAAAGGTATCCAATGTATTTTAAATACACAAATAATAGTAAACGGTGTAAAAACCGCATGGTGCCAGCAGCACGACGAAGTGACTCTGAAGCCTGCCAGTGGAAGAGCTTATGAATTGCCATCCATTTGCACCAGTGAGAGTGTAGGTATAGTGAATTACTTAAAAGGAATTAGCAACCCCAGTTCAGAGATAACAAACGCAATTAATTCAGCAATTAACTGGTTTGCACAAGTTAAAATACTGGGAATTAAGGTAGTTGACACGGGAGATGACAAAATAGTTGTCAGTGATCCTCAAGCACCACCTATATGGGCACGTTTTTATGAAATGGGTACTAATAGAGCAATATTTGTTGATCGTGACGGTTCCCTACATTATAAATTGTCAGAAATAAGTCAGGAAAGAAGATACGGATATGCTTGGTATGGCGATTGGCCCAAAAACCTTGTTAAAGAAGTTGTTATCCCAACACCTATTCCCGATGGTCAAAATATCAAAACTCTGGTTGTAAATGATGGGGATAATGCTGTGGATTGGTCTATTCAATCTAATTTACAGGTGGGAGATTCAATATACGGAGACAGAACATTCAAATTTGTTCAAATTCCACAAAGCCTTATAGGTTCTGAGTGGATAAGAACAGCATGTGATTCAAAACTATATGCCTCAGATGAAGCCTCCTTTACTGCTAAATCAGATATAACAGTTTATGTAGCCTTGGATACAAGGGTTACCAACATACCAGCTTGGCTTGGAAACTGGACTAAAACCGGCGAATCCTTAAACTCAGATAATGCCCTGACGTACAATATTTACAAAAAGGATTTTACTGCTGGCTCTAGTGTGATACTTGGGACTAACGGGGCGTCCTCCAGTGTAGTTAATTACACAGTGATTGTAAAACCTAAATCCACAATTATAAATGGGGACGTAAACAGAGATGGAGCAGTAGATGCTTTGGATTTTGCACTTGTAAAGAAATACTTACTTAATGGAGTAACTGACGGAATGGATTTACAGGCAGCAGATATGAATAATGATAATTCTATAAATGCAATTGATCTGGCACTTATTAAAGGCTATATATTAGGAATTAGTAAATAG
- a CDS encoding ABC transporter ATP-binding protein, with the protein MEKKPKEVSNLTSIKNNIFALKVAWTITKSYVIHALMMNILGCFEWVFFSTIFMRYIINAFEKKMGFNSILVFILFCGVTFALIGLYRSYVNNVAFPLNSTKMYEGLYLKLYQKARNVELNCFEDAEFYNKYTMALDSAGDKIATVVKNVWGILTGSIATIVVFISMYDIDKLAVLFVIFPIIGNFIFGGILNKLEMKRYEEGIPSERVFQYVNRVMYLAEYAKEMRLSKVYSLIKEKYNEAIKKTISIAEKYGAKSIIMEVLKVVFTFSIIFEGVLLYGAYRAIVEKSVSLSELAVLSSTMVAATWILIGLFNNIVEAMKNGMFVNNLRTFIEYKEVIPEDWDGDIPEPVISSIEFRNVSFAYKKGKYALKNLNFCISGNSVVAVVGHNGAGKSTIIKLLFRLYDPTSGEILVNGRNIKEYNLRAYRQLFAAAFQDYKVFALSVKDNVLMGYKVENEEEAVIEALKKAGVYEKVETLPKGINTILTKEFDEDGAVLSGGQYQKIVVARAFVQNTPIKVFDEPSSALDPIAEYDLYKSIMRESKDKTMIFISHRLSSVRNADRVFMFEHGELIEQGTHEELMKLNGSYADMYTKQAMNYLAVDKIEGGVAL; encoded by the coding sequence TTGGAAAAGAAACCGAAAGAAGTATCTAATTTAACTTCAATAAAGAATAACATCTTTGCGCTAAAAGTTGCATGGACTATTACTAAAAGCTATGTAATCCATGCATTGATGATGAATATTTTAGGATGTTTTGAATGGGTGTTTTTCAGTACAATTTTTATGAGATACATAATTAATGCATTTGAAAAGAAAATGGGTTTTAACAGTATATTGGTATTTATACTATTTTGCGGGGTTACATTTGCATTAATTGGCCTATACAGGAGCTATGTAAATAACGTTGCATTTCCCCTGAACAGTACTAAAATGTACGAAGGACTGTATCTGAAACTGTATCAAAAAGCTAGAAATGTTGAACTTAACTGTTTTGAAGATGCAGAATTTTATAACAAATACACTATGGCACTTGACAGTGCAGGTGACAAAATAGCTACGGTTGTAAAAAATGTGTGGGGAATACTAACGGGCTCAATTGCAACTATTGTGGTATTTATTTCTATGTATGATATAGACAAGTTAGCTGTGTTATTTGTAATTTTTCCAATAATAGGTAATTTTATTTTTGGCGGTATTTTGAACAAACTGGAGATGAAAAGGTACGAGGAGGGTATACCCAGTGAAAGAGTTTTTCAGTATGTAAACAGGGTTATGTACCTTGCTGAATATGCCAAGGAAATGCGACTATCTAAAGTTTATAGTCTGATAAAGGAAAAATACAATGAAGCTATAAAAAAGACTATCAGTATAGCAGAGAAATATGGGGCTAAATCAATAATAATGGAAGTATTGAAAGTTGTATTTACTTTTTCTATAATCTTTGAGGGTGTTCTTCTGTATGGTGCTTACAGGGCAATTGTTGAAAAGAGTGTTTCTCTTTCAGAACTTGCTGTGCTTTCAAGTACAATGGTGGCAGCCACATGGATCTTAATCGGGTTATTTAATAATATAGTGGAGGCTATGAAGAACGGAATGTTTGTCAATAACCTTCGTACTTTTATTGAATACAAAGAAGTTATTCCCGAAGACTGGGATGGAGATATACCTGAGCCTGTTATTTCATCTATTGAATTCCGAAATGTCAGTTTTGCTTACAAAAAAGGTAAATATGCATTGAAAAATCTGAACTTCTGTATATCGGGAAATAGTGTCGTAGCTGTTGTAGGACATAATGGAGCAGGGAAATCAACTATCATCAAACTATTGTTCCGCCTATATGATCCTACCTCCGGCGAAATTCTTGTAAACGGCAGAAACATAAAAGAATATAATCTTAGGGCTTACAGGCAATTGTTTGCCGCCGCCTTTCAGGACTACAAGGTGTTTGCTCTCTCTGTAAAAGATAATGTTTTGATGGGGTATAAAGTTGAAAATGAGGAAGAAGCCGTTATAGAAGCTTTAAAGAAAGCCGGTGTCTATGAAAAGGTTGAGACTCTGCCAAAAGGAATAAATACCATTTTAACCAAAGAATTTGACGAGGACGGGGCGGTGCTTTCAGGTGGACAGTATCAGAAAATAGTAGTTGCAAGAGCCTTTGTTCAAAATACTCCAATTAAGGTTTTTGACGAACCTTCATCAGCCCTTGACCCAATTGCCGAATATGATTTATATAAAAGCATAATGCGTGAGAGTAAGGACAAAACCATGATTTTTATCTCCCACCGTCTTTCATCAGTACGAAATGCTGACAGAGTATTTATGTTTGAACACGGAGAGCTTATTGAGCAAGGTACTCATGAAGAATTAATGAAACTGAACGGCTCCTATGCGGATATGTATACAAAACAGGCTATGAACTATCTGGCAGTGGATAAAATAGAAGGAGGGGTTGCACTATGA
- a CDS encoding dockerin type I domain-containing protein produces the protein MLRKVFLGFLISVMLLTCCSFQQTVSAATARQMENLDRGVVAVKVNDGVFISWRILGTESSDVTYNLYRDSVKVANISGASNYIDKSGTANSKYSVSAVINGNEQAISPSVSVWGRNYLQIPLQIPNGGTTPDGVAYTYSANDCSVGDLDGDGQYEIVLKWDPSNAKDNSQSGYTGNVYIDAYKLNGKRLWRIDLGKNIRAGAHYTQFMVYDLNGDGKAEMACKTSDGTKDGVGNVIGNAGADYRNSSGYVLTGPEYLTIFDGNTGKALYTENYEPARGTVSSWGDSYGNRVDRFLACIAYLDGVHPSLVMCRGYYTRTVLVAYDWNGTKLTKRWTFDSNSSGNSGYAGQGNHNLSVADVDDDGKDEIVYGSCTIDDSGKGLYNTNLKHGDSMHLGDLNPNRPGLEVWSCHEDSAGNGGVGASFRDAKTGSVIFKFQASKDVGRACSADLTAQYPGEEVWASGSPLFSCTGQNIGSAPGQTNFAIWWDGDELRELLDGTSITKYGGGPLLSAVGCESNNGTKSTPCLQADILGDWREEAIWRTSDSKYLNIYTTTDLTSRRIYTLMHDPVYRLGVAWQNVAYNQPPHTSFFLGSGMATPPKPSIYLAGGNPITIDGKLIKALTVNDNENSVDWSIQSNLQVGDLVYGDRTYKFTQVPQELTGSEWIRTACDSKIYATDEASFIAKSDISVYVGLDTRATNIPAWLSSWTVTGETIVSDNNSVAYNIYKKDYKENSLVTLGTNGASASIVNYVVIVKPQTADFLLGDANGDGEINSLDYAILKSYLLGKISLSQEAMKTVDFNYDNTIDAIDLALFRKALLGGPITTIN, from the coding sequence GTGTTAAGAAAGGTGTTTTTGGGCTTCTTAATTAGTGTAATGCTACTAACTTGTTGTAGTTTTCAACAAACAGTATCTGCTGCAACAGCACGCCAAATGGAAAATTTGGATAGAGGTGTGGTCGCGGTTAAAGTTAACGATGGTGTTTTTATAAGTTGGCGTATATTAGGAACTGAATCATCTGATGTAACCTATAATCTTTACAGAGATTCGGTAAAGGTGGCTAACATATCAGGGGCAAGCAACTATATTGACAAGTCAGGGACTGCAAATTCTAAGTACTCTGTAAGTGCTGTAATAAATGGCAACGAACAGGCAATTTCACCATCAGTAAGTGTATGGGGCCGTAACTACCTGCAGATTCCTCTCCAGATTCCCAATGGAGGAACTACACCTGACGGAGTGGCCTATACATATAGTGCAAACGATTGCAGCGTTGGGGATTTGGATGGCGACGGTCAATATGAAATTGTTTTAAAATGGGATCCGTCAAATGCAAAGGATAACTCTCAAAGTGGATATACAGGAAATGTATACATTGATGCATATAAACTGAACGGTAAACGTCTATGGAGAATTGATTTGGGAAAAAATATCCGTGCAGGTGCCCATTATACACAATTCATGGTATACGATCTCAATGGAGACGGCAAAGCTGAAATGGCATGTAAAACATCAGACGGTACCAAAGACGGTGTCGGGAATGTAATCGGAAATGCCGGTGCAGACTATCGTAATTCATCGGGGTACGTACTTACAGGTCCTGAGTACTTGACCATATTTGATGGAAATACTGGTAAGGCTCTATACACAGAAAACTATGAACCAGCCAGAGGTACTGTTTCCAGTTGGGGAGATTCATATGGTAATCGAGTTGACCGTTTTCTGGCGTGTATTGCGTACTTGGATGGGGTGCACCCAAGTCTTGTTATGTGCCGAGGATATTATACACGGACAGTGTTAGTTGCTTACGACTGGAATGGCACAAAATTAACCAAACGTTGGACATTTGACAGTAATAGCAGTGGCAATTCCGGTTATGCCGGACAAGGCAACCACAACCTTAGTGTAGCAGATGTGGATGATGATGGAAAGGACGAGATTGTCTATGGTTCATGTACCATTGATGATTCAGGAAAAGGACTTTATAATACAAATTTGAAGCATGGGGATTCAATGCATCTGGGTGACCTTAATCCAAACAGGCCAGGTCTTGAGGTATGGTCCTGTCATGAGGACTCTGCCGGAAATGGAGGGGTTGGTGCATCTTTTCGAGATGCTAAGACAGGAAGTGTGATTTTTAAGTTTCAGGCATCCAAAGATGTAGGAAGAGCATGTTCAGCAGACTTGACCGCACAATATCCAGGTGAGGAGGTATGGGCATCAGGTTCACCATTATTTAGCTGTACAGGACAAAATATCGGTTCTGCACCTGGACAGACGAATTTTGCAATATGGTGGGACGGCGATGAACTTCGTGAGCTTTTAGACGGTACAAGCATAACTAAATATGGTGGAGGACCATTGCTTTCAGCAGTAGGCTGTGAGTCCAATAACGGCACAAAATCTACTCCCTGCCTACAGGCGGATATTCTGGGCGATTGGCGGGAAGAAGCTATATGGAGAACATCTGATAGCAAATATTTAAATATCTATACTACCACAGATTTGACAAGCAGACGTATTTATACCTTAATGCACGATCCTGTATACAGACTGGGAGTAGCCTGGCAGAATGTAGCGTACAACCAGCCCCCACACACCAGTTTCTTCCTGGGAAGCGGTATGGCAACACCTCCCAAGCCTTCTATATATCTGGCAGGAGGAAATCCTATTACAATTGATGGTAAACTAATAAAGGCTTTAACAGTAAATGATAATGAAAATTCTGTTGACTGGTCAATTCAATCAAATTTACAGGTGGGCGACTTGGTATATGGTGACAGAACATATAAGTTTACACAGGTTCCACAGGAACTTACAGGTTCCGAATGGATAAGGACGGCATGTGATTCAAAAATATATGCCACCGATGAAGCATCCTTTATAGCAAAATCCGATATTTCTGTTTATGTGGGATTGGATACAAGGGCTACAAATATTCCAGCATGGTTAAGCAGTTGGACTGTAACGGGGGAGACCATAGTAAGCGATAATAATTCTGTTGCATACAATATCTATAAAAAAGATTATAAAGAGAATTCTCTTGTAACCCTTGGTACAAACGGTGCCTCAGCAAGTATAGTTAACTATGTTGTTATTGTAAAGCCTCAGACAGCCGATTTTCTTTTAGGTGATGCAAATGGTGACGGAGAGATAAATTCTCTTGACTATGCTATCCTCAAGTCATATCTGCTGGGAAAGATAAGCTTATCACAGGAAGCCATGAAGACTGTAGATTTTAATTATGATAATACAATAGATGCTATTGATTTGGCTTTGTTCAGAAAAGCGCTGTTAGGCGGACCTATAACTACTATAAATTAA
- a CDS encoding IS3 family transposase (programmed frameshift): protein MAERKKFDKAFKEQTVEKILAGETTASLMAKEIGVHYSTVRDWLIAYEKDGSSAFPGSGNLKPDDDEIRKLRRELANLKEENEILKKAGGLFCEKSEINKFNFIYKHRFIFRIAKMCQALQVSRSGYYAYFSRSESNRSKSNRELLETIKEIHKKSHGIYGAPQITKNLPENQKASKGRVARLMKANGIRSKVSKKYKATTYSNHSLPVADNILNREFTASRPNQKWVSDITYIPTKEGWLYLAGVMDLYGRRLVGWAMANHMRTELVSAALNQAIGRTGAKEGLIIHSDRGIQYASNDYQNLLKRYGFVCSMSRKGNCYDNAPMESFWGKLKMEWLNDYNFETRAEAKKAVFEYIELFYNRKRTHSANGYIPPFVLKEIS from the exons ATGGCTGAGAGAAAAAAGTTTGATAAAGCATTCAAGGAACAGACCGTTGAAAAAATATTGGCAGGTGAAACAACAGCAAGCTTAATGGCAAAAGAAATTGGAGTGCACTACTCAACAGTAAGAGACTGGTTAATCGCTTATGAAAAGGATGGTTCAAGTGCCTTTCCAGGCAGTGGTAACCTTAAGCCTGACGATGATGAAATAAGAAAATTACGCAGGGAATTAGCTAACCTTAAAGAGGAAAATGAAATATTAAAAAAAGCCG GCGGCCTATTTTGCGAAAAATCAGAAATAAACAAGTTTAATTTTATCTATAAACACCGCTTCATATTTCGGATTGCAAAGATGTGTCAGGCCCTTCAAGTATCAAGAAGCGGTTATTATGCATATTTTTCACGTAGCGAAAGTAATCGGAGCAAGTCAAATAGAGAGCTCCTTGAAACTATTAAAGAAATCCATAAAAAGAGTCATGGAATTTATGGTGCTCCTCAGATAACAAAGAATCTTCCGGAAAATCAGAAAGCCAGTAAAGGCCGTGTTGCAAGGTTAATGAAGGCAAATGGTATACGTTCCAAAGTGTCAAAGAAATATAAAGCGACTACGTACTCAAATCATAGTCTTCCTGTGGCAGATAACATTCTTAATAGAGAATTTACTGCCAGTAGACCTAACCAGAAGTGGGTATCAGATATTACGTATATTCCTACAAAAGAAGGTTGGCTTTATCTTGCTGGTGTAATGGACCTCTATGGACGTAGGCTTGTAGGATGGGCTATGGCGAACCATATGAGAACGGAGTTGGTATCTGCTGCTCTGAATCAAGCAATTGGAAGAACCGGTGCTAAAGAAGGATTAATAATTCATTCTGACCGGGGAATTCAATACGCCAGTAATGACTATCAAAATCTGCTAAAAAGATATGGATTTGTATGCAGTATGAGCAGAAAGGGCAATTGTTATGATAATGCCCCTATGGAATCTTTTTGGGGCAAACTTAAAATGGAATGGCTAAATGATTATAATTTTGAGACCAGAGCTGAGGCTAAAAAGGCTGTTTTTGAATACATAGAACTGTTTTATAACCGTAAAAGGACTCATTCAGCAAATGGATATATTCCCCCATTCGTGCTGAAGGAAATATCATAG